In the genome of Massilia sp. UMI-21, the window TCGAATCGCTGGTCAGTTCGAAGTCCTGCTGGTCCAGCACCAGGGCGCGCATGGTCGAAGCCACCTCGGCGACCCGCGTCAACAGCATGTCGTAACCGCTCTCGCCGAATATCTTGAACGACGCCCACAGCTTGAGGGCGTCGAAACGGCGCGACCCTTCCAGGGTAGTCTGGCCGAGATCGGCTGAATTGTTGCGGATGATGTAGTTCGCGTTGTGCTTGAGGCAGTCGAGGCTGGCCTGGTCCTTGAACAGCACCAGGCCCTGCGCCATCGGCACCCAGAACAGCTTGTGTCCGTCGATGACGATGGAATCGGCGCACTCGACGCCGGCGTACAGGTCCCTGAACCGGTCCGCGACCAGCAAGGCCCCGCCCCACGCGGCGTCGACGTGGAACCAGGCGCCCTCGCGCTTCGCGATGGCGGCCAGTTCCGCGAGCGGATCGATCGCTCCCGTCTCGGTCGTGCCCGCGATGCCGACCAGTGCGACGATCTTGATGCGCCGCCGCCGCAGCTCGTCGATCTTCTTCTCGAGCTGGTCGAGGTCGATCCGCTGCTCGCTGTCCACCGGGACCAGATGCAGGGCATTCTCGCCCAGTCCGAGCGTACCGATCGCCTTTTTCATCGAATAATGCAGGCGCTGCGAGCCGATCACGGCAAGCCCTTCGTGGCCGCAGCTGGCCAGGGCCGCATGCAGGCCTTCCTTGCGGGTGCCCGGCAGGCGGGTTTCGAGTGCCACGGCCAGGGCCGTGAGGTTGCCGAGCGTACCGCCGCTGACGGCGTTGCCGATGGCCTGGCCCTTCGCACACAAGGCCGTCTCGTAGAAGGCAGGCTCGTTACGGTACACCTTGCGGTGCAGCCAGCCGATGACCTGCTTCTCGACCAGCGTCGACGCATAGGCGGTCTCGATCTTGACCTGGTTCTGATTCAGCGCCGCCGTCAACGCCTCGATCACCACACTGAACCATGGCAGCGCCTGGGTCATGTGCCCG includes:
- a CDS encoding aminotransferase class V-fold PLP-dependent enzyme — translated: MALSDLQVLLQQNFSLETLERDPALLLRALGMVRDCLSTEGKTPYPTTPFEALAATFAAQAWPADGIGIDPFLDELQHTVLQHTAQLNHPMFIGHMTQALPWFSVVIEALTAALNQNQVKIETAYASTLVEKQVIGWLHRKVYRNEPAFYETALCAKGQAIGNAVSGGTLGNLTALAVALETRLPGTRKEGLHAALASCGHEGLAVIGSQRLHYSMKKAIGTLGLGENALHLVPVDSEQRIDLDQLEKKIDELRRRRIKIVALVGIAGTTETGAIDPLAELAAIAKREGAWFHVDAAWGGALLVADRFRDLYAGVECADSIVIDGHKLFWVPMAQGLVLFKDQASLDCLKHNANYIIRNNSADLGQTTLEGSRRFDALKLWASFKIFGESGYDMLLTRVAEVASTMRALVLDQQDFELTSDSSTFILTYRFVPRAWGQRMAELLAAGRMEEAASLNHRLNVLNSGLQGRQKQNGKSFVSRTVLELAPFPEGVTVLRAVLTNVHTTAAHLRAILHEQRELGSRLMQELELEEQP